In one Candidatus Nealsonbacteria bacterium genomic region, the following are encoded:
- a CDS encoding DNA helicase UvrD produces the protein MKFIADFHLHSKYSRATSKNMDLENLDRWAKIKGIRVLSTGDFTHPEWFKNLKEKLEPAEESLFRLKTNHSETRFILTTEISCIYSKKERVRKIHIIVFAPSFEAVEKINTHLGWIGNLKSDGRPILGLDAKELAKIVLDVSESCFIVPAHIWTPWFSLFGSRSGFDSIEECFEEYSKYIFALETGLSSDPEMNWRLSALDKITLISNSDSHSPAKIGREANVFDTEISYPAIIEAIKSRNPQKFLYTIEFFPQEGKYHYDGHRNCQVNIHPQETKKYNNICPNCRKPLTIGVLNRVEQLADRKAGFKPENAIPFKSLIPLEEIIADALGVSPGTKQGIQEYNNLIKKFGNELNILLEVSESDLRAATLPEIGEGIVKVRGGKIQIEPGYDGVYGKIKIFGEEGKKLSSRQKTLF, from the coding sequence ATGAAATTTATTGCTGATTTTCATCTTCATTCTAAATATTCTCGAGCCACTTCCAAGAATATGGACCTGGAGAACCTAGATAGGTGGGCAAAGATAAAGGGAATTAGGGTTTTAAGCACAGGGGATTTCACTCATCCTGAATGGTTTAAAAACTTAAAAGAGAAGCTGGAGCCGGCTGAAGAAAGTTTATTTCGGCTAAAAACTAATCATTCAGAAACAAGATTTATTCTGACTACCGAAATTAGCTGCATCTATTCTAAAAAAGAAAGAGTTCGGAAGATTCATATTATAGTTTTTGCTCCTTCCTTTGAGGCCGTTGAAAAAATTAATACTCATCTTGGTTGGATCGGTAATTTAAAATCCGATGGCCGGCCAATTCTGGGTCTAGACGCCAAAGAGTTGGCGAAGATTGTTCTAGATGTATCAGAGAGTTGTTTCATAGTGCCGGCACATATTTGGACGCCCTGGTTTAGCCTCTTTGGTTCTCGTTCTGGTTTTGACTCAATTGAAGAGTGTTTCGAGGAATATTCAAAATATATTTTCGCCCTAGAAACAGGATTGTCTTCAGACCCTGAAATGAACTGGCGATTGTCAGCCCTAGACAAGATTACCTTGATTTCAAATAGCGACAGCCATAGTCCGGCAAAAATAGGCCGGGAGGCAAATGTTTTTGATACCGAAATTAGTTATCCTGCAATTATAGAGGCTATAAAATCCAGAAACCCTCAAAAATTTCTTTACACAATTGAATTCTTTCCTCAAGAAGGAAAATACCATTACGATGGTCATCGAAACTGTCAGGTTAATATTCATCCCCAAGAAACAAAAAAGTATAATAATATTTGCCCGAACTGCAGAAAACCTTTAACAATTGGGGTTTTAAATCGAGTTGAGCAGTTGGCCGACAGAAAAGCAGGATTTAAACCAGAAAATGCAATTCCTTTCAAGAGCCTTATTCCTCTAGAAGAAATAATTGCCGATGCCCTGGGCGTTTCACCCGGAACAAAGCAAGGAATTCAAGAATATAATAATCTGATTAAAAAATTCGGTAACGAATTGAATATTTTACTTGAAGTTTCCGAATCAGACCTTAGAGCCGCCACTTTACCTGAAATCGGCGAAGGCATCGTAAAGGTTAGGGGAGGAAAAATTCAAATTGAACCTGGTTACGATGGTGTTTACGGGAAAATTAAGATTTTTGGAGAGGAAGGAAAAAAACTTTCATCTCGCCAAAAAACCCTTTTTTAA
- a CDS encoding MgtC/SapB family protein — MQIVFQLLLAAFLGALVGLEREYKRKEAGLRTYSLVSLGAALFVIVAF; from the coding sequence ATTCAAATTGTTTTTCAATTACTACTTGCTGCTTTTCTTGGAGCTCTAGTGGGACTAGAGCGGGAGTATAAAAGAAAAGAAGCCGGATTGAGAACGTATAGTCTGGTTTCTCTGGGCGCAGCTTTATTTGTAATTGTTGCTTTTTAA